From Scomber scombrus chromosome 6, fScoSco1.1, whole genome shotgun sequence, the proteins below share one genomic window:
- the LOC133981396 gene encoding PDZ domain-containing RING finger protein 4-like has protein sequence MGCNLCTLQKREEHYKLLYEIAQVNGKELSKSIHEETVETFRTAKDPVVVQVIRRTPSGRPHGPPQEIHVVDVCTQTDITFEHIMALAKLRPSTPPVPDVCPFMLSDSCHSLHTMDQDYYEGTDYLSPVPADGERTEEFEYEEVELCRLSSQEKLGLTLCYRTDEEEDVAIYVSEISPNSIAAKDGRIREGDRILQINGQDVQDREEAMAALSNEECRNILLLVARPEMQLEEAWLDDEHSEFLEQLKMEMLEEQQREEMELAALQEEQENEQKEEDDKPTCSTLHHKDSVLSIKDRIENSEHNVLAHIQKRLSQCLRDNQDTHCITSSQGLEDKEDEDDEETEGDRFQQLLELKCQIRNSGEYDLFYSRRSTIECSMGEQGGVQHELRMLNEELRSIELECQNIMQAHKLRMGQQSPTTGHSAPSTKNQSLHQPTKGKLADINGRLEKSDKDSSSAYNTAESSRSTPLAMDRSPEHSLQRMVSLTNQRNLCGGLATGHSLSPSPIPGCRAPILGKNSSPDHSNPSESDQTPQAEEERSRKLKPCASQIPYFSPSHSSQQRQVNIPAHARHYQSYMQLIQQRSAVEYAQSQLSLLSVCKEPQRPINEPKMEWKVKIRSDGTRYITKRPVRDKILRERALKIKEERSGGMTTDDDAMSEMKMGRYWSKEERKQHLLRAKEQRKRREFMQRSRLESLKENPQSSSEGRKEVSIIELSHKKMMKKRNKKILDNWMTIQELMTHGTKAPEGAKVHNAFLSVTTV, from the exons GTGAATGGGAAAGAGTTGTCCAAGTCCATCCATGAGGAGACTGTGGAGACCTTTCGCACTGCCAAGGACCCCGTCGTGGTTCAGGTCATCAGGCGGACCCCCAGTGGCCGACCCCATGGCCCCCCTCAGGAAATCCATGTGGTGGATGTGTGCACTCAGACTGACATCACCTTTGAACACATCATGGCGCTGGCAAAGCTCCGGCCTTCAACCCCTCCTGTGCCTGACGTCTGTCCCTTCATGCTCTCTGACAG CTGTCATTCTCTGCATACAATGGACCAGGATTACTATGAAGGGACAGATTACCTCTCCCCTGTTCCAGCGGatggagagaggacagaggagttTGAATATGAG GAAGTGGAATTGTGTCGACTCAGCAGCCAAGAGAAGTTGGGGCTAACTCTGTGCTATAGGacagatgaggaagaggatgtgGCCATCTATGTCAGTGAG ATCAGTCCAAACAGCATCGCTGCCAAAGACGGACGCATCCGAGAGGGGGATCGCATTTTACAG ATTAATGGTCAAGATGtgcaggacagagaggaagcaATGGCTGCACTCTCCAATGAAGAGTGCAGGAACATCTTACTGCTGGTTGCCAGACCTGAGATGCAG CTGGAGGAGGCCTGGCTGGATGATGAGCACAGTGAGTTCCTGGAGCAGCTGAAGATGGAAAtgttggaggagcagcagagagaggagatggaaTTGGCTGCCCTTCAGGAGGAGCAGGAAAATGAACAG aaagaagaagatgacAAGCCCACCTGCTCCACACTGCATCATAAGGACAGTGTACTGAGTATCAAAGACAGAATTGAGAACTCAGAGCATAATGTCCTGGCACACATCCAAAAACGTCTGTCCCAGTGCCTGAGAGACAATCAGGACACACATTGTATCACCAGCTCCCAAGGGTTGGAGGACAAAGAGGATGAAGACGATGAGGAAACAGAGGGTGATCGTTTCCAGCAGCTCTTGGAGCTGAAGTGTCAGATTCGAAACAGCGGTGAGTACGACCTGTTCTACAGCCGCCGCAGCACCATTGAGTGCAGCATGGGGGAGCAGGGTGGCGTACAACACGAGCTACGCATGCTCAACGAGGAGCTGCGCAGCATCGAGCTTGAATGTCAGAACATCATGCAGGCCCACAAGCTTCGTATGGGCCAGCAGTCTCCTACCACAGGCCACTCTGCCCCCTCCACCAAAAACCAAAGCCTCCATCAGCCAACAAAGGGTAAACTGGCAGACATTAATGGGAGGCTGGAAAAATCGGACAAGGACAGCTCCAGTGCCTATAATACGGCGGAGAGTTCACGGAGCACCCCCTTGGCAATGGATCGCTCCCCAGAGCACTCGCTCCAGAGGATGGTCAGTCTCACCAACCAGAGAAACCTCTGCGGTGGCCTTGCCACTGGCCACTCACTTAGCCCGAGCCCCATCCCAGGATGCCGTGCTCCAATCTTGGGCAAGAACAGCAGCCCTGACCACAGCAATCCTTCTGAGTCAGACCAGACACCTCAGGctgaggaggaaaggagtaGAAAATTAAAGCCATGTGCTTCCCAGATTCCTTACTTCTCCCCCTCCCACAGCTCCCAGCAACGACAGGTCAACATCCCAGCTCATGCCCGCCACTACCAGAGCTACATGCAGCTGATCCAGCAGCGTTCAGCTGTAGAGTATGCCCAGAGCCAGCTCAGCCTGCTCAGTGTCTGCAAAGAGCCTCAGAGGCCCATTAATGAGCCCAAGATGGAGTGGAAGGTAAAGATCCGCAGTGACGGCACACGCTACATCACCAAGAGGCCTGTGAGAGACAAGATCCTGAGGGAGCGAGCACTAAAGATTAAAGAAGAGCGTAGTGGGGGAATGACCACGGATGACGATGCAATGAGTGAAATGAAGATGGGGAGGTACTGGagcaaagaggaaagaaagcagCACCTGCTCAGGGCAAAGGAACAGAGGAAAAGACGAGAGTTCATGCAGCGCAGTCGGCTGGAAAGTTTGAAGGAGAACCCTCAGAGCAGCAGCGAGGGTCGAAAGGAAGTCAGCATTATTGAGCTCAGCCacaaaaagatgatgaaaaaacGCAACAAGAAGATCCTGGACAACTGGATGACCATCCAGGAGCTGATGACCCATGGTACTAAGGCCCCTGAGGGAGCCAAGGTTCACAACGCCTTCTTATCAGTCACTACTGTAtaa